In Acidobacteriota bacterium, the DNA window CGGCTCAGGCGCCCTCCGGCGCGGCCCCGTGGGGAATCTCCCTGGGGGAATCGCGAGGCTGATCCTCCCCCTCCTCCACTTCGCCTGGATGCGCTTCGGCTTCCTCCTCAGCATGGCGGCGGCGCCAGCGGCTGCGGCCGAAGAGGTGCTTGAAGTCCTCCAGGATCGTGTAGCTCACCGGCACCAGCATCAGCGTGATGAAGGTGGCGAAGAGCACGCCGAAAGCCAGGGAAACGGCCATGGGGATGAGGAATTGGGCCTGCAGGCTCTGCTCCAACAACAGCGGTAGGAGCCCGGCGAAGGTGGTCAGGGAGGTCAGCAGGATGGGCCGGAAGCGCTGCTCCCCGGCCTTGCGCAGGGCGTCCATCAGCGGCAAGCCGCGCTGGTAGTGGCGGTTGATGAAGTCCACCATCACCAGGCTGTCGTTGACCACCACGCCGGTGAGGGCCACGATGCCGAACATGGAGAGCAGCGAGAGGTTGATTCCCATCAGCACGTGGCCCCACAGCGCCCCGATGAGGCCGAAGGGGATGGCGGCCATGACGATGATCGGCTGCAGGTAGGAGCGGAAGGGGATGGCCAGCAGGGCGTAGATGATCAGCAGCGCGAAGAGGAAGCCCCGCAGCACGCCGCCGAGGGTGTCACGCTGCTCCCGCTGCTCGCCTTCGAAGGTGTAGCGCAGCCCCTGGAAGTCCGCCAGGATGCGCGGCAGCACCCGGCTCTCCAGATCGCGGATGATCTCGTTGGCGTTGGCCTGCTTGGGATCGACGTCGGCGGTGACGTTGACCACCCGCTGGCGGTCGGTGCGCTGGATGGTCGCGAAGCCCCGTTCCATGTGGTAGGTCGCGGCGGAGGTGAAGGGCACCTCGACCCCGCCGGGGGTGCGCACCCGCATCTCCTCCAGGCTGCCCAAGGACTGACGCTGATCCTCCGGATAGCGCACCATCACCTTGATCTCTTCCCGCCCCCGCTGCACCCGCTGGGCCTCCTCGCCGTAGAAGGCCTGCCGCACCTGGCGCGCCAGATCCGACAGGGTCAGCCCCAGGGCCTGAGCCTCGGGAGTGATGTCCAGCTGCAGCTCCTGCTTGCCCTTCTCGAAGCTGTCGGTGATGTCGAAGACGCCGGGGTAGGCCCGTAGGTCCTCCTGCAGGCGCTCCGACGCCGCCACCAGCGAGTCGAGGCTGGGGCCGGAGAGCTGGACGTTGATGGCCTCGCCGGCGGAGAACAGGGAGGAGGAGAAGGTGAGCTCGGTGGCGTCGGGGATCTGCCCCACCTTCTCCCGCCAGCGGGCGGCGATCTCGGGGCTGGTGATGTCCCGGTCCTCCGCCGGCACCAGCTCCACCGCCACCTCGCCGATGTGGGCGGCGGAAAAGCTCGATCCGACATTGCCGCCGTTCTGGCTCTGCGCCTGGCGGAAGGGCTGTTCCCCCACCGAGGCCAGGGTGTGGCGGAAGACCTCGCTACCCTGCTCCTCCTTCAGCTCTTCCTGCAACTCCAGCGCGGCGCCCTCGATGCGCTGCACCGCCCGTTCCGTAACTTCCGCCGGCGTGCCCTGGGGCATGGAGAGGAAGGCGGCGACATTGTCCGCCTCCACCGGCGGGAAGAAGTTGAAGCGCAGCCAACCCCCGGCGACCAAGGCAAAGGAGATCATCAACACCGCCAGGGCACCGGCGACGAAAGTGTAGCGCCAGCGCAGCGCCCGCTCCAGGCTCGGCCGGTAGGCATTGATGATGAAGCGTTCGAGGCGCCCGGTGAAGCGTTCCTGCACCCCGCGCCACCAGCGCATGGGACCACGCCCGCGGTCCCCCTTGCGGCGCGGCCGGGAGTGGCCGAGGTGGGCCGGCAGAATGCACAGGGACTCCACCAAGGAAAAAATCAGGGTGGGGATGACGATGAGGGGGATCACCTTCATGATCTTGCCCGAATTGCCGGGCACGAAGACCAGCGGGCCGAAGGCGGCGATGGTGGTGAGGATGGAGAAGGTCACCGGCACCGCCACTTCCTGGGCCCCCTCGATGGCCGCCTTGAGGGGCTTCTTCCCCGACTCCATCTGACGATAGATGTTCTCGCCGACGACGATGGCGTCGTCCACCACGATGCCCAGCACCACGATGAAGGCGAAGAGGGAGATGAGGTTGATGGAGATGTCGAGGATGGGCATCAGCGCCAGCGCGCCGAAGAAGGAGATGGGGATGCCCAGGGCCACCCAGCCCGCCAGCCGCAGGCGCAGGAAGAAGGCCAGCACCAGGAAGACCAGAATCAAACCGGCGCGGCCGTTGCGCAGCATCAGGTCGAGACGGCTGCGCAGCACCTGGGTGTCGTCCTGCCAGGTGGTCATGGAGATGCCCTGGGGCAACCAGCTCTCGGCTTCCTCGACGTAGTCGTAGACCTCGCCGGCGACGTCCAGGGCGTCCTGCTCGCCGACCCGGAAGACCTGTACCAAGACCGTCGGATTGCCGTCGAAGCGCGCCGACTGGTCGGTCTCGGCGAAGCCGTCCACCACCCGCGCCACGTCCCCCAGCAGCAGCCGGGTCCCGTCGGGGCGGGTGAGCAAGACCAGGCTCTCGAATTCCGGGCCGCGGTAGGCCTGGCCGGTGGTGCGCAGAAGAATCTCGCCGCCCTCGCTCTTGATCGAGCCGCCGGGCAGGTCGAGGGAGGAACGGCGCACCGCCTGGGCCACCTGGTCGAAGGTCAGCTGATGGCGGCGTAGAGCCTCCTCGGAGACCTCGATGGAGATCTCGTACGGCCGCGCCGCCGCCAGATCCACCTGGGTGATGCCCGGCCGGGTGAGCAGATCGTCCCGCACCCGCTCGCCGAGGCGTTTCAAGGTCGCCTCGTCGGCCTCACCGAAGATGGCCACGTTGATCACCTGGCGGCGCAGGATCACCTCCTGGATCACCGGCTGCTCGGTCTGCTCCGGGAAGGTGTCGATGGCGTCCACCCGCGCCTTGACCTCGTCCAGCACCTCCCGCACGTCCGCCTCCGGCAGCAGCTCCACCACCACCGTGCCCCGGCCCTCGACGGCGGTGGAGTTGATGCGCTTGATGCCCTCCAGATCCTGGATGCGCTCCTCGATGCGCAGCAGCACCCCCTCCTCTACCTCCTCCGGCGCCGCCCCCAGGTAGGGCACGGTGACGGTGATGAGGTCGGCGGAAAACTCGGGGAAGACCTCGAGCTTGACGTTGGCGACGGAAAAGGCCCCCGCCGCCAGGATCACCACCATCAGGAGATTCGCCGCCACGTGGTTGCGGGCGAACCAGCGCACCATGCCGTTCATCAGCGGCCTCCCGGACTCTCGGCGCCGGCTTCGGGCTTCTCGGCAGAGGAGCCCGCGGCGTCAGATTCGGCGCCCCCCTCGGCGACCCGCACTTCCATACCGTCCACTGCCGTCTCCAGGGGCGAGACGCAGACCTTCTCTTCAGCCCGCAGCCCCTCGGAGACGTAGACCTCGTCCCCCACCCGCCGCAGCACCTCCACCGGCCGGAAGCGCAGATTCTTGCCGTCGAGCACCAGCACCCGGTCGCCGCCGCGCAGGGCTTCCCGGGGCAGCACCACCACCCCCGGCTGGTCCCGGCCGTCGATGACCGCCTCGACGAAGAGCCCCACCGCCAGCGGCGGCCGCTCCGGGTCGTCCCCGCGGGCGTAGGGATCGTCCACCCGCGCCACCAGCGACAGCATCCGGCTGCTGGGATCGATCTCCCCGGCGGTGCGCACGATGCGCCCCTGCCAGGTGTGGCGGCGCCCGCCGAAGCTGGCGGTGAGCTCCACCTCCGGCCCGGCGGCAGTCTTCGAATCCCCGCGGAAGACCAGGGGCAGGTCGACGAAAGCGAGCTGGCCGTCGGGCACCGGCAGCCGCACCTCGGCATAGTCCACGGCGTAGATCTGCCCCAGGGGTTGCCCCGGGGAGACGAATTGGCCGACGCCCACCTGCTTCTGGCGCACGCGGCCGGCGAAGGGAGCGCGGACGACGGTGCGCTGGAGGTTGAGCTCCGCCTGCTCCAGACTCGCCTGGGCCGCCGCCAGGGTGGCCCGAGCCTCCGCCACCTGGGGTTCCCGGGCCACCAGCGGCGGCGCCTCGCCGGAGTTGCCCAGATCCTTCCACTCGCGCAGCGCCAGCTCCGCCTCCGCCTCCTCCCGAGCCAGCAGCACTTCCGCCCGGGCGACCTCGGAACGGGCGCGGGTCACCGCCAGCTCGAAATCCCGGCGGTCGAGGCGTACCAGCGCGTCACCGCGTTCGAAGAAGCCGCCGGCGGCGAAGGCCGGCGCCAGGTCCACTACCTTGGCGGTGACCTCGGCGAAGAGGGTGGTCTCGGTGCGCGGCTCCACGGTGCCCTGGGACCGGACGTCCAGGGATAGGGTCCGGGGCTCGACCTCCAGCACCCGCACCAGGGGTACCGTCGGCGCCGGCGCCTCGGTCTCCACCTCCGGCCGGGCCTTGACGATCAGCACCGTGGCGACGACGCCCACCACCAGTAGCAGCAGGGGCAGAAAGATCTTGAGCTTGTTGTTCATGACGCTCTCGCTCGCAAGGGTTGGGGAGTTCAGACAAAAAGGTGGAAAAAGGAAAGCTCGAGGTGGATCAGCGAGCGGCGGCCTCTAACGGATCGGACGGAACCTGCTCCGGCTCGAGAGAAGGCTCCAGATCCCCGCCCAGGGCCAGATAGAGATCGATCTGGGCGGCGAGGCGCTGGCGGCGCACCGACAGCAGCTGACTTTGGGAATCGAGAGCCTGGCGCTGGCTTTCGAGCACCGTGAGGTAGTCCGCCAGGCCCGATCCGTAGCGCTCCTGGGCCAGCCGCTCCGCCGCCACCGCCTGTTCCACCGCCCCTTCCAAGGCTTCTTCCTGGAGCCGCAGAAGCTCCGTCGCCGCCAGGTTGGTCTCCACCTCGGCGAAGGCCCGCAGCACGGTGCCGGCATAGGCCGCCACGCCCTCCGCCTCGGTGGCCCGGGCGAGATCGACGCCGGCGCGCAGTCGCCCGCCCTGGAAGAGCGGCTGGAGGATCGACCCCGCCAGGCTCCACACCGAGAAATCGCCGTCCAGCAGATTCTCCAGTTGCTCGCTGCTGGTGCCGGTGGAACCGGTGAGGGTTATGCGAGGATAGAGGGACGCCCGGGCTTCCGCCACCCGTGCCCCGGCGGCCACCAGTCGCCGTTCCGCCGCCTGCACGTCCGGGCGCCGGGTGACCAATTCCGAGGGCAGCCCCGCCGGCACCGCGGCGGCCCGAGGCAGCTCCCCCGCTAGCTCCAGCCGCGCCGCCGGATAGCGCCCCAGGAGCACTTCCAGCTGGCGCAGGGCGGCGTCGAGCTGGGCTCGGCGGGCCGCCAGGCTCGCCCGGGCACCCTCGTCGCTGGCCTGGGCCAGGCGCAAATCCAAGGGCGAGCGCAGGCCCGCCTCGTAGCGCCGGCGCACCTTGGCGGTGCTGTCTTCTCGATTCTCCAGCGTGACCTGGGCCAGCGAGCGCTGCTGCGCCGCCTCCACCGCCGCCAGCCAGGCCTTGGCGGTCTGCGCCGCCAGCGAGCGCCGAGCTCCAACGAAATCCGCCTGCGCCGCCGCCAGGTCGGCGTTGGCGGCATCCCGGCCGGCCCGCACCCGGCCCCACAAATCCGGCTCCCAACTGACATTGAGGGCGACCCCGAAGGTGGTGGAGGTGGAGCTCAGCACCTCGTCGCCGCCGCTGCCAGGAATAGGAAAACCAATGAAGTTGCGCTTGGAGCGATTGGCGTCGAATCCCGCCGACGCCTGGGGCCAGAGGTCCGCCCCGGCGATGCGCGCCCGCGCCGCCGCCTGGTCCAGCCGCGCCGCCGCCGCCGCCAGATCCCGATTGCCCTCCAAGGCTTCCTCGATGACCGCCGCCAGGGCCGGCTCCCCGAGGTCGAAGCCAACTTCCGGTAGATCCGAGGCCGCCAGGGCCGGCAACGAAAGATCTCCCGGCGCCGCTTCCGATATCGCCGCCTCAGCGGTCCATCGCTCCGGCACCTCGACCCCCACCTCCGGAGACACGGCGGTGCTGTGCCCACAGGCCGTCAGGCCCAGAGCACCCAGCAGGCCCAGCAGGCCCGACGCCCGCGGGCTCAGGAGTCTTCGAAAACCGAGTCTTGATCGAACGGCTTGGCTCATGGTTCCTCTACCTCTTCTCGGCGCTCCATCCACTCCTGCCAGCGGTCCATATCCGCCTCGTCCGCTTCCCACTCCCCACTCACCGGCGCCTGCAACCCGGCGACGATGAAAGATTTCAGCTCCGCCTCCATGCGCCGGGCGTCGAAGGGCGCCTCCAGCAAGCAGAGCTGGCGCTCCACCAGATCCTCGTTGAGCATGGTCTGCACCATGCAACCGACCATGAAGTGCATCCGCGCCATCACCAGCGGCGGCGAGAGCTGCGGCAGGGCCTTGCTCAAAGCTTGGAAGAATCGCAGGAAGACCTCTTGGAATTGCTCGACGATGAGGTCGAGCATGAGCTCCCGGGACTCGCTGTAGACCCGTCCCATGAGCTGCCGGAAGGAGCGGATCTGGGGATTGGGGCCCACCGCCATGTGCAGTACCGGATCGACGAAGGCCCCGACGATCTCCGCCATTGCCAGCGGCCGGTCCCCGGCGCCCTCTTCGAGGCGGTCGAGGCGATCCAGGCGCTCGCGGTTCATCGGCACGATGCGCCGCTCGAAGACCGCCCGCACCAGCCCTTCCTTCGACCCGAAGTGATAATTCACCGCCGCCAGATTCGCCCCCGCCCGCTCGGTGATCGCCCGCAGCGATCCCCCCTCCACCCCCTTCTGGGCGAAGACTTCCTCAGCGGCGTCGAGGAGAGCCGTCTTGGTGTCGGGCTTGTCGGGATTCGCTTCGGGGACGCTCATGGTGCTCTCAGTCCAGTCGGTGCAGTCAATCGCTCGATTGAAACAAACGTTTGACTGAGGGAGTTTACGGAGCACCGCGGGGGGAGTCAAGCTTGTCGGGGTGACAGCTGCAAGTCAGCCTCGCGGATGATTGCAGCCCCCAACCCCGGAGCCGGCAGGATGCCGGCGGTCCCAGGCCCGTTTCCACACCGCATCCTGCACACCACCCCCGTCACTCCCGCGCAGGCGGGGGTGACGAAGTGGTTTGCGGACGGCCGAGGCGGATAGGGAGCAATGTCGAGCCACCACCCCCGCGAGGGGTTCAAACCCCTCGCTACTGCATCTCGGCCCTGGCGGGACGACGCCCCCGCCCCGGCCAAGAATGCCGTGCCAAGACCCTCCTGGGGGCGCCGGCATCTTGCCGGCTCCGGGGTGGGAGGGGGCATCCGCCTCCTGGGGCCACCGGCATCTTGCCGGCTCCGGGGGCGGGCGGGGGTCGCGTCCTCGGAAGGGGGCACGCTATCGAGTCGCGAGGTACTTCAGTGCCTCGCGGGGGACCCCGCGACAGGCTAAAATCCCTCCATGTTCGACATGTCGTGGCTGCCGTCGGGGGGACCGGAAATGGCCGTGGTGAGCGGTGGGGTGGGGTTGTTGTTGCTCTTGGCCGGGCGGCGGTTGTTTTGGTTGGCGTTGGCTACGGCGGGGTTTTTGACCGGGTTTTTGTTGCTGCCGCAGGTGGCGCCGGGGGCGGGGGAGGTGTTGCGGTGGGGGTTGGCGGTGTTGGGGGGCGTGGTGGGAGCGCTGCTGGCGATCTTCGTGCAGCGGGTGGCGGTGGCCATTGGCGGGTTCCTGCTGGGCGGCTATGGAGCCCTGGTGCTGGCGGATGGGCTGGCGCTCCAGGCACCGGGGTTTTGGCCCATCGCCATCTATGTCGGCGGGGGCATTCTCGCCGCGCTGCTGGCGTCGCTGCTCTTCGAAGGAGCCCTCATCGCACTGTCAGCGCTCCTAGGCGCGGCGATTTTGGTGCAACTTCAGCCGCTGCCGGCCGTAGCTCAGCTATGGCTCTTCCTCGTCTTGATGTTGGTGGGCGTAGCGGTGCAAAGCCGCGGCTGGGGCCGCGACTGAGTCACGGCCCCGTCTTCGCTCAAGCAACCTCGACCACGAAGCGGTAGGGGTGGAAGCAAACCGCAGGTAGGACGACCGGCACCGGGCACCGATCTGGTGCCGCCGAAGCCTCGAGGCGAGGGCGGGGCGGCGGTGGGCTTACCTCACGACTGGGTCTTCAAGATAGGGGATTGAGGATCATCACCATCTGACGGCCTTCGAGGCCACTGCGGGTCTCCACCTCGCCGACCTCGGACTCCTGAATCATCTCGGTGACGCGATCCAGAATCTTGGTGCCGAGCTCCGGGCGGCGCAGCTGGCGCAGGCGGAAGAAGACCGTAATTTTGACCTTCTTGCCCTTCTTGAGGAATCGGATGGCGCGCTTGGCCTTGATCTCGAAATCGTTGTCGTCGATGGTGGGTCGGAACTTGACCTCTTTGACCTCGATGACGGTGGCCTTCTTGCGGGACTCGCGGGCAGCCTTTTCCTTCTCGAACTTGGTCTTGCCCCAGTCCATGATCTTGACGACCGGCGGATCGGCGGTGGCTCCGACCTCCACCAAATCCAGGTTCTGCTCCGCGGCCCGCTCCCGCGCTGCCTCCAGGTCGACGACCCCGACTTGGCTGCCGTCGGCGTCGATCAAGCGAACGGGGCTTTTGCGAATTCTTTCGTTGACTCGGGTCGAGTCCTTCTTGGGCGGAGCAAAAAATCTACCTCGGCGTCCTCTCACTAGCACGTTCCTCTCTAAGGTCATTGATCGAATACTTGCTCTGAAGTGTAGCAGCTCCGAAGCAAGCGCTTGCGCCAGCACCCCGTGGGCGGCCGGCTGCATCTCCCGCGGCGGGTCCAAAGCGGGTGGATCCGGATCCGGCCCCGGGTTGGGGAAGCGGATCTTCGGGCCGCCCTCCATGAGGGCTTCGACACCACCGAGACGGGCTCGTCCGTCGAGAGAAGACCTAGTTTACGCTACTGAGCGAGGTTTCGCAGCCCGCACACCCTGGATCGCTGGGATACGATAGCTCGGATCGGTCCTCTGAAAGCTCTTTTCCGACCTCCAAGTGCTCACTCTCTTGCGCCCATCCTCGGCATCCAGCTCCAACGGCTCGGCGGCCCGGGCGGTGACGGCGGCGGTGATCTGGTGCGCGGCCTGGCTCTTCACCAGCCCCGCCAGCGCCGCCGGACCGCCAGTGGTGACCTTCCAGGTACTCGATACCCACCGGGGATTGAGTCACGACTCTGTCACCGCCATCACCCAGGATCGCCAGGGATTCCTCTGGTTGGGGACCCGGGAAGGCCTCAATCGCTACGACGGCCAGCGCATCCGCTCCTTCCTCCACGACCCGGAGGACGAGTCGTCTCTCTCCGGAAGCCACGTCACCGCCCTCCAAGCTGCCGCCGACGGCCGGCTGTGGGTGAGCACCATCGAAGGCGGGTTGGACGTCTTCGACCCCGATACCGAGACTTTCTCGCCCTATCCGCTGGGGGCGCCCCCAGGAGAGCCCCGGGGAGCGGCCCAACCCGGCGGGGAAGACGGCCCCCCGCAGATCTCCAGCCTGCTGGAGGACCGGCAGGGACGGCTGTGGGTGGGCACCGACCAGGGCTTGTGGTGCCAGGAGCCGGCCAGCGGACGATGGACGGTCTTTCGGCACGCCGAGGCAGACCCTGCCAGCTTGAGCCACGACCGGGTGATGAGCCTCCACGAGGACGCCGACGGCACGTTGTGGATCGGCACCTACGGCGGTGGCCTGGGTCGCCGGGCCGCGGAGGACGAAGGCTTTCGCACCTATCGGCACGACCCGGAAGACCCGAAGAGCCTGAGCAGCGACCTGGTGCAGACGGTGTACCGGGATTCCCGCGGAACTTTGTGGGTGGGCACAGCCGGAGCCGGCCTCAACCGCCTGCAGCCGGATGAGAGCACCGACGACGGTGCAACCTTCGAGCACTGGCGCCACGACCCGGAGGACCCGAAAAGCCTGAGCAACGACTACATCCACGGCCTGCAAGAGGACGAGAGCGGACATCTGTGGATCGCCACCTACGGCGGCGGGCTGGAGCGCCGGGGCGTCGGCGGGGAGCTGATCACCTTTCAGCACAACCCGCGCAACCCCGTAGACCCCAGCAGCCTGCCGGAGAATTTCCTGGCGACCCTGTTCCGGGACCGCTCCGGCACCTTCTGGGTCGGCACCGACGAAGGTGGAGCGGTGAGCTTCCATCGCAACCGGGACCGCTTCACGCACCACTTCAACGACCTGGTGGGCCCCGCCGGGCTGAGCCACAACACGGTGTGGTCGTTCTACCAGCAGTCCGACGGCACCCTGTGGATCGGCACCTCCAACGGCCTCAACCGGTTGGACCCGGAGAGCTACGGGTTCACCCGCGTCGAAGGCCCGGACATCGACGATGCCCACATGGTGCGCTCGCTACTCGGCGATGCTCCCGAGGGCAGCGAGGAGGTCACCCGGCTGTGGTTCGGCACCCTGGCCGACGGCGTGCAGCAACTGGATGTGACCAGCAGAAGCCTCGAGGCCGAGCCGGTGCTGCGCTCCCAGCGGGTGCGGGCGCTGTTGGGGGACGGCTCCGGCGGCCTGTGGGTCGGCACCCAGGGGGGTGGCCTGCTGCATTTGCCCAGGAATGGAGATCCCGTCTTGGCCTACGGCCACGCGCCGGAGAACCCCCGCAGCCTGTCCCACAACATCGTCACCTCCCTGGCCCGGGATCCGCGGAGCGGCGCCTTGTGGGTCGGCACCCAAAGCGGCGGCCTGAGCCGTCTCGACCCCAGCACCGGGCAGTTCCAGCAGTTCACCCACGATCCGGAGGATCCGGTGAGCCTGTCTTCCGACGAGGTCCACCACCTGCTCACCGACTCCCTAGACCGGCTGTGGATCAGCACCGGTCGGGGTCTCGATCAATGGTCGGCGGAAGGCCAGGCCATCGAACACTATGGCCAAGCCGAAGGTTTGCCGGAGGGGGCTGTCTTCTGCGCCCAGGAAGACTCCCAAGGCCGGCTGTGGATGAGCACCGAAAGCGGCATCAGCCGCCTCGACCCGAGCACCGGGAAAGTCCGCAGTTTCGACGCCCGGGAGGATCTCCACAACAACCGCTTCCTCGGTGGCTCGTGCTACCGCGGTCCCACCGGCACCCTCTTCTTCGGCGGCGTCTACGGTTTCCACAGCTTCCAGCCGGGCGAGATCCGAGACAATCCCCAGGTACCCTCCGTGGCGATCACCTCCGTGCGGGTGTTCAACGAGCCGGTCCCCCGAGACCAGCTGCCGCCCTCGGCCCGGCGATTGCGCCTCTCCCACCGGGAGAACTTCCTGACCTTCGAGATGGCGGCGCTGCACTACGCCGACCCGCGACGCAACCAATACTCCTATCGGCTGAAGGGTTTCGACCGGGAGTGGATCGACGGCGGCAACGAGCCCCAGGCGGCCTATTCCAACCTGCCGCCGGGTCGCTACCTTTTCCAGGTCCGGGGCTCCAACAACGACGGTCTGTGGAATCTGGAGGGGGCGGAGCTGCCCCTCACCATCGCCCCGCCGGTGTGGGGCAGCTGGTGGGCCTACGGCCTCTACGCCGCCCTCGGGGTCGGGGCGCTCTTGCTGCTGCTGCGAGCCCAGGGCCAGCGGGTGCGCCGGCGTAGCGAGGATCTGCGCAAAACCGAGGAGCTCGAGCGCGCCCGCGCCCTGCAGCTCTCCATGCTGCCCAAACAGCCGCCCCGGCGGCCGGACCTGGACATCGCCGTGCACATGCAAACCGCCACCGAGGTCGGCGGGGATTACTACGACTTCTTCCCCCAGGAGGACGGTTCCCTCTTCGTCGCGTACGGCGACGCCACCGGCCACGGCATCTCCGCGGGCATGATGGTCTCCATGACCAAGATCGCCCTGCGCTCGCTGGACGTGCGCGAGCCGGCCCGCATCCTCGACCGCCTGAGCCGCATCCTGCGGGAGATTCACCCCAGCGGTCTGCGCATGGCGCTGGGCCTGGCCCGCCTCGGCCCCGGGGAGATCGAGATCGCCTCCGCCGCCATGCCGCCGGCGCTGCTCTACCGGCGGAGCACCGGCAGCGTCGAGGAGATCCTGCTGCCGGCGCTGCCCCT includes these proteins:
- a CDS encoding efflux RND transporter permease subunit produces the protein MNGMVRWFARNHVAANLLMVVILAAGAFSVANVKLEVFPEFSADLITVTVPYLGAAPEEVEEGVLLRIEERIQDLEGIKRINSTAVEGRGTVVVELLPEADVREVLDEVKARVDAIDTFPEQTEQPVIQEVILRRQVINVAIFGEADEATLKRLGERVRDDLLTRPGITQVDLAAARPYEISIEVSEEALRRHQLTFDQVAQAVRRSSLDLPGGSIKSEGGEILLRTTGQAYRGPEFESLVLLTRPDGTRLLLGDVARVVDGFAETDQSARFDGNPTVLVQVFRVGEQDALDVAGEVYDYVEEAESWLPQGISMTTWQDDTQVLRSRLDLMLRNGRAGLILVFLVLAFFLRLRLAGWVALGIPISFFGALALMPILDISINLISLFAFIVVLGIVVDDAIVVGENIYRQMESGKKPLKAAIEGAQEVAVPVTFSILTTIAAFGPLVFVPGNSGKIMKVIPLIVIPTLIFSLVESLCILPAHLGHSRPRRKGDRGRGPMRWWRGVQERFTGRLERFIINAYRPSLERALRWRYTFVAGALAVLMISFALVAGGWLRFNFFPPVEADNVAAFLSMPQGTPAEVTERAVQRIEGAALELQEELKEEQGSEVFRHTLASVGEQPFRQAQSQNGGNVGSSFSAAHIGEVAVELVPAEDRDITSPEIAARWREKVGQIPDATELTFSSSLFSAGEAINVQLSGPSLDSLVAASERLQEDLRAYPGVFDITDSFEKGKQELQLDITPEAQALGLTLSDLARQVRQAFYGEEAQRVQRGREEIKVMVRYPEDQRQSLGSLEEMRVRTPGGVEVPFTSAATYHMERGFATIQRTDRQRVVNVTADVDPKQANANEIIRDLESRVLPRILADFQGLRYTFEGEQREQRDTLGGVLRGFLFALLIIYALLAIPFRSYLQPIIVMAAIPFGLIGALWGHVLMGINLSLLSMFGIVALTGVVVNDSLVMVDFINRHYQRGLPLMDALRKAGEQRFRPILLTSLTTFAGLLPLLLEQSLQAQFLIPMAVSLAFGVLFATFITLMLVPVSYTILEDFKHLFGRSRWRRRHAEEEAEAHPGEVEEGEDQPRDSPREIPHGAAPEGA
- a CDS encoding efflux RND transporter periplasmic adaptor subunit; protein product: MNNKLKIFLPLLLLVVGVVATVLIVKARPEVETEAPAPTVPLVRVLEVEPRTLSLDVRSQGTVEPRTETTLFAEVTAKVVDLAPAFAAGGFFERGDALVRLDRRDFELAVTRARSEVARAEVLLAREEAEAELALREWKDLGNSGEAPPLVAREPQVAEARATLAAAQASLEQAELNLQRTVVRAPFAGRVRQKQVGVGQFVSPGQPLGQIYAVDYAEVRLPVPDGQLAFVDLPLVFRGDSKTAAGPEVELTASFGGRRHTWQGRIVRTAGEIDPSSRMLSLVARVDDPYARGDDPERPPLAVGLFVEAVIDGRDQPGVVVLPREALRGGDRVLVLDGKNLRFRPVEVLRRVGDEVYVSEGLRAEEKVCVSPLETAVDGMEVRVAEGGAESDAAGSSAEKPEAGAESPGGR
- a CDS encoding efflux transporter outer membrane subunit, with amino-acid sequence MSQAVRSRLGFRRLLSPRASGLLGLLGALGLTACGHSTAVSPEVGVEVPERWTAEAAISEAAPGDLSLPALAASDLPEVGFDLGEPALAAVIEEALEGNRDLAAAAARLDQAAARARIAGADLWPQASAGFDANRSKRNFIGFPIPGSGGDEVLSSTSTTFGVALNVSWEPDLWGRVRAGRDAANADLAAAQADFVGARRSLAAQTAKAWLAAVEAAQQRSLAQVTLENREDSTAKVRRRYEAGLRSPLDLRLAQASDEGARASLAARRAQLDAALRQLEVLLGRYPAARLELAGELPRAAAVPAGLPSELVTRRPDVQAAERRLVAAGARVAEARASLYPRITLTGSTGTSSEQLENLLDGDFSVWSLAGSILQPLFQGGRLRAGVDLARATEAEGVAAYAGTVLRAFAEVETNLAATELLRLQEEALEGAVEQAVAAERLAQERYGSGLADYLTVLESQRQALDSQSQLLSVRRQRLAAQIDLYLALGGDLEPSLEPEQVPSDPLEAAAR
- a CDS encoding TetR/AcrR family transcriptional regulator; this encodes MSVPEANPDKPDTKTALLDAAEEVFAQKGVEGGSLRAITERAGANLAAVNYHFGSKEGLVRAVFERRIVPMNRERLDRLDRLEEGAGDRPLAMAEIVGAFVDPVLHMAVGPNPQIRSFRQLMGRVYSESRELMLDLIVEQFQEVFLRFFQALSKALPQLSPPLVMARMHFMVGCMVQTMLNEDLVERQLCLLEAPFDARRMEAELKSFIVAGLQAPVSGEWEADEADMDRWQEWMERREEVEEP
- a CDS encoding DUF4203 domain-containing protein, yielding MFDMSWLPSGGPEMAVVSGGVGLLLLLAGRRLFWLALATAGFLTGFLLLPQVAPGAGEVLRWGLAVLGGVVGALLAIFVQRVAVAIGGFLLGGYGALVLADGLALQAPGFWPIAIYVGGGILAALLASLLFEGALIALSALLGAAILVQLQPLPAVAQLWLFLVLMLVGVAVQSRGWGRD
- the infC gene encoding translation initiation factor IF-3, whose amino-acid sequence is MTLERNVLVRGRRGRFFAPPKKDSTRVNERIRKSPVRLIDADGSQVGVVDLEAARERAAEQNLDLVEVGATADPPVVKIMDWGKTKFEKEKAARESRKKATVIEVKEVKFRPTIDDNDFEIKAKRAIRFLKKGKKVKITVFFRLRQLRRPELGTKILDRVTEMIQESEVGEVETRSGLEGRQMVMILNPLS